From the Triticum urartu cultivar G1812 chromosome 4, Tu2.1, whole genome shotgun sequence genome, the window agcaataccaggttctactttgatttgttcataaggtttaggtgttctaatatagcttttgttaaccacagttgaaactttagcatgttcctttatcctagcagggaaaggtggtttctcaatataagcagaaggaacaactggatcaacattataaagtatagtttcttctttaactggtaccggttctttagtttattctttaataggtgggtgatatttaaaccacttctctttagggagttcaacatgagtagcaaatgattcacaaaaggaggctactatctcagagtcaagtccatatttagtgctaaacttttgaaaagcatcggtatccataaaagatttaacataatcatacttaagtttaatacctgactctttaccgtTGTCGAgctcccaatattcagagttgcatttaattctttccaaaagatctcACCGGaatcaatagtcttcttcataaaagaaccaacacaagaagtatcaagcatggtttgatcattacgagaaagccgagcataaaaaatttggataataatttctcttgagagctcatgattgggacatgaatataacattaaattaagcctcccccaagctagagcgacactttctccttcatgaggccaaaaattatatatataattccgatcacgatgaactagatgcataggatatttgtttgatggaactccaatttcaaatgattccaattccatgatccaatatcctcacatagcctataccatgccaatgcttttcccttcaaagataaagggaaaacctttttcataactttgtctccgggtaaacctgcaagcttgaacaatccacaaatttgttctacatatatcaagtgcatatcaggatgttcggttccatctcctgcataaggattagctagcagttgttctatcatacccgaaggaattccatattcaatattttcagtaggtgcagtaggttgaggggtagctaattgtggttccggtcgaggtgaagatactccgaacaaacccctcaaaggattgttttccatagtaacaaatgacagtaaatttcagcacactatataaatgtttccttaccaatttccacttaccaaaggtgcttcactccccggcaacgacgcgagaaaatagccttgataacccataagtataggggatcaattatagctcttttcgataagtaagagtgtcgaacccaacgaggagcagaaggaaatgacaagtggttttcagcaaggtaatgtctgcaagtgctgaaattgtaagtaacaaagtagtttgatagtaagatattgtaacaagcaagtaatgatcatagtaacaaaagtgcagcaaggtatcctaatccttttgtggcaaaggatatgccaaaatggtctcttttgataagcaaagtgttcttgagagtacacgggaatttcatctagtcactttcatcatgttggtttgatttgtgttcgatactttgacaatttgatatgtgggtggatcggtgcttaggtgatgttcttacttgaacaaacctcctacttatggttaaccccctcgcaagcatccgcaactacgagaaaagtattaaggataAATCCTAATCATAGAATTAATCTTTTGGATCCAAtcagtcccttacggaatagcgcataaactagggtttaagcttctgtcactcttgcaacccatcatctaataactactccataatgcattcccttagccccaaatatggtgaagcgtcatgtagtcgacgttcacatgacaccactaagagaatcacaacatacatactatcaaaatatcgaacacatatcaagttcacatgattacttgcaacatgatttctctcgtgacctcaagaacaaaagtaactactcacaaatgataatcatgcttaAGATCAGAGGGGGTATTAAATAatatattggatctgaacatataatcttccaccaaataaaccatatagcaatcaactacaagatgtaatcaacactaccagtcacccacaagcaccaatttATAGTTCCGGTAACATGATTGAACACAACAGATGaattagggtttgagatgagatggcattgttgaagatgttgatggagattgcccttcccaagatgggagagatgttggtgatgatgatgatgattttcccctccgggAAGGAAGTTCCCCCGATGGAATCGCTTTgctggagggcaaaagtgctcctgcctaAATTCCGCCTCGAGAAGGCGACGCTTCGTCcagaaagtcctctccttattttttctaggtcaaaatgacttatataccagaagattggcaccggaggtgggcctgggtgagcacaacccaccagggcgcgcctgggctccctggcgcgcccaggtgggttgtgcccacctggtgggccccctctggtacttattggctccaatatttctcatatattccataaaaaatctccgtaaagtttcagctctttgggagttgtgcagaatatgtAGCCTGACGTAGTTTTTTAAGGTCCAGATTTcgagctgccggaattctccctctttgtgtgtaccttgcatattatgagagaaaagacattagaattactcaaaaaagcattattatgcataaaaatatcataaataatagtaggacaatatgatgcaaaatggacgtatcagtcgGCGCGGGTTAGACGAATTGTAGACTTTGGATGAATCACTTTAAAAAATTAGAACTCAGATGTGCATTTTAAAAGTATTAAGACCCAGTAAACACTTCACCGAAAGAATCATGACCGCCCATGCATTTTTTTGAGTAAAATACATTGATGGTCATTTAACTTATCATGTACGCTCACTTTGGTTACTGTACTTAAGAATACGGTTAATACAGTCACTATATACGTGTTGAAGTGATTATAAGGTCATTGCCAAATTGTATAGCTCCGTATTCCAGCTATTTGACCGGTCAAACAATCCACATGGCGCCTCGTCAGCTCATTTTCTCTCTCGATCTATGTGGGCCCTACCTGTCAGTGGGTGGacaaagaaagaaaaataagATTCAGTCCCGAGACCTCACACTTATGGGCCAACTGCACCCGTCTCACCAGGTGTCCAACCAGAGGAAGAAATCATTTTACTCGTTCAACCATTCACGTAACAACCACTAGGATTTTTCTTTGGACTCTACGAGGCGTCATGTGGATTGTTTGACCGGTCAAATAAATAAAATATAGATCTATATGGTCTGGATGATCGTATAATCATCTTAATACATATAAAGAACTGCATTGATTGTATTCTCAAGTACCGAAACCAAAGTAAGCATACATGATGATTTTTTTTAGACATACATACACGATAAGTTCAATGACCACTAatgtatttttttcttttttattgcCCATGCATTTTACTTACTACCAAACACACCCGAGCATCTCCAAACCCCTTCTTCCCTTTAAACCCCTACCCTCCCTTTCCGCCGCTTTGCTGCTACCTATCCCCTTCCCTCCCCTCCCCACGCCGCACGGCCCCGCCAGTCCTCGCTTCCACGCTCCTAGGGTTTTtagccgccgccgcgcctccccgaGCATGTCGGCGCCGCCCTCTCTCAAGTCcccggccaccgccgccttcCTCGCCTCCCCACGCTTGGCCGTCGCCCCAAGAGCCGCCGTGCTCGGCGCCACTGCGCAGCCGCCGCGACGCCTAAGCTGCTCTGCAGCCGTTGGAGCCGAAGCCAGGGATCTCGAGGTGGCGAGGGATACCTTCCCGAAGTACTCGCCGTTCCATTTTATTTAACCAGTGATGATGGTTGCTTATGAGATGCGTTCCGTGCGTTCGTTGATCAGATGAGTGCTCCCCTGGACTGGGCGGCGAGGTCGGTGGGGGAGCTGGAGCAAGCGACAGACCTGGACACTTTCTGTATGATGGCGCTATCACCTCTGGACGGCCGATACTTCAGATTTATTAAGGACTTGATGCCCTTCTTCAGTGAGTTCGGCCTCATCAGATACCGCGTCTTAGTCGAGGTTCGGCTCTTCGAATAGCATCCGCACTGTGCGTGTATTATATTATATCTACCATGTCTGTATAATCTTGACTCGTGTGGATATGTTCGGTTGCTAGTGTGCCATGGTCAATGCTACGTAAATGAAGTGGTTTTTAGTTCTGTAGGTCAGATGGTTGCTGAAGCTTTCTCAAATTCCTGAGGTCAAGGAGGTGCCGCCGTTTAGTGAGGAGGCCCAACTATTTCTGGATGCAATCATCCAAGATTTTAGCATCAATGATGCTAAAGAGGTGAAACAAATTGAGAAAATAACTAACCACGATGTGAAGGCTGTTGAGTACTATCTGAAGCAGAAATGCAGCTCAAATCCAGAGGTTGCAAAGGTATACGCTGATTTTCATTTTTGAAGGCAGATGTTGATATGTGTGTGTTCACTTTCCTTAGTGAAGTCAACTATCATTCTGATCATGTTTTCCCAGGTTTTGGAATTCTTCCATTTTGGatgcacttctgaagatatcaacaACTTGTCACATGCATTAGCTCTAAAAGAGGGGGTAAACACAATTATGTTCCCTGTGATGATCGATGTATGCAGTGCAATATGTTCCTTGGCAACGGAAAATGCACACGTCCCTTTGCTGTCTAAAACTCACGGACAGGTATTTAGAGCCACCTTTTAGCTTTTGAATATCTTTATTAATATATGCTTGTGTATGTAATAGTGTGAGATTAATGAATATCTGAATTATTGTTTCTTCATATTCATATGTGCTAATCCTTTTGAGTCAGTTTGGTGCTTGTTTTGCAGTAGATTTGACCATGTGTGACTCTAACTGTTCTATTATGTAACATGTGCCACAAAAACTTACTCGAGCTTTGTTATATTTGCTTGCTATTGCTGCAATAAGAGGGCATGAATAGATATAACTCCTGCACAGCATACAAAGAATGGAGCAAATTCAAAAGTCTGCTGTTCCTAACTCCCAAGTCGATAGGGGTTGAGTTGACAAGAAATTTAACTTTCTTTTAAAACGGCAAATAGGAATAAAATCGATCCTACCGTTACATATTGTTTCTGGCCTAAACCTTGTGTAATTGTTTCTTTCATTTTTTTGGACAAATATCCTCTTTGTTTTTACCATATTCTATAAATAAACCACTTTTGCTAAAAATATTAGGTGAAAAACTTTATTCAGTATTGCTGCAGTTCAGAGTTTAGCAGTTTAGCACAATGGTCTATATGTAATAGTCGAACTTAATAGACAACACTGTTCATTGACATGAGGCTTCCATTTTCCTGACATGGACTGCTCAAGCAAGATGCCAAGATCTAGCCTTTTGTTGCTGATATGCCTGGAATACTAGCTTAAAATTTTCAGCTTCCCATTTGTAGCCGGCATCACCAACAACTCTGGGAAAAGAGATGGCAAATTTTGCAGCCAGATTATCTGATATCGGGAAGAGTTTTTCTGAGGTTAAGATACTAGGGAAATTTGCTGGCGCTGTTGGAAATTACAATGCTGATGTAGTTGCATATCCGGAAATTGACTGGCCTAAGATGACAGAAGAGTTTGTCAGGTCCTTAGGTTTGGAGTTCAATCCTTACGTTACTCAGGTGATTGTTTTTTCACTACATTGTCACTTCATTGTTCCTTACATTTTTACATCTTGGGAATCATTTTTTCTGTGGAGATATGACTTGTGTCAGAACGCACTGGCAGTATGATGAGCCTATGGCACTCGCTTAAACTACTATTTACATTTCTATCAGCATTATTTGTTCTGATGCAGTATTTATTCTCTTTGCAGATTGAACCTCATGACTATATCTCAAAGCTCTTCAATCTATTTGTCCAGTTTAACATTGTCTTGACTGATTTTGACAGAGACATGTGGTCTTACATATCAGCAGGCTACTTCAAGCAGGTAAAGCTATGAAGAGTAGACTATCGTCGAAGAATTTGATTTGATACTGCAAGAAAGAACCTACTCATATTGACTTATTGTCTCCATTTCAACTTACTCCGCATTCCCCCATATTGTTTCAGATACCAAAGGCTGGTGAAGTTGGATCCTCCACCATGCCTCACAAAATCAATCCCATCAACTTTGAAAATAGTGAAGGCAATCTTAGCGTGTCGAATGGTCTTTTATGTACTTTAAGTATGAAGCTACCAATATCAAGGTTGCAGGTAATGTTATCACTTCTACACTTGAATTTCCCCTTCTTCATTCGTCAGCAACTGAATTAAATTGTGTTATTTGGATGTTGAATACCCATGCCAGACAACAACTTAATCATTGTATTTAGATTCTATTGAAGTATTGGTATCTTGAACTAATGAACTGCCATGGTACATCAATGACAGCGTGATCTCACAGATTCAACTGTTTTGAGAAACTTGGGTGTTGGATTAGGGCATTCACTCTTGGCTTACAAAGCAACAATGCAGGGAATCAAGAAGCTAGAGGTAGGTGTCTTAAGACTTGGTCCTTTTAGCTCCTCATATTTAATTTTGTAGCCATTCAGCCCTCTCCctcctaccccccccccccccccccccccccccccccccccccccccccccccccccccccctcggcgCGCACATTGCCCCGTAAGGCCTTCCACTGGACGATTGCTCCCTGTATAACTCGATACTCCCTCTTCCCCGAATTACTTGtcacagaaatggatgtatctagacgtattttagttctagatacatccatttctatcCATTTCcgtgacaagtaattccggacggaggtATGTAAGCATGGAACTGCAATTTGTGAGGTACTTGAATGATGTTTATTTGGCTGAATTCAGATaatctaaattttggaatgtttgTTGGTTACAAATGAAAGGAGACTATGTTCTTTAAGACGCTATTATACTCTAACAGGACATCAACAGTATGAATTGATATAATTTCTTGAAATATCGTTCTGAACATAGACGCATAAATAATGACAGACCTTGTTAATATTTCGAATCTTTCTGCATCTAAAACCTTGTCCGATCAGTATTTTGGATATTACCTAACTGTTACTTATGAGTTATGATTACTTAGTAGTTACACAAAAAAATGGAACCaaatatatactccctccgatccatattactCCAAATCATAATCTAACACTAAAACGTgtctgtatctagacaaatcaaAGACAAGTAATATGGATTGGAGGGAGTAATACTTTTGTTACATATAGTATGCAATTATCAGTAACCTCAGATGCCTAGGTTATATCTGCTGATTCATTATTGTTTTGCCCAATTGGTTGTGGTACAGGTGAACAAAGTCCGTTTGGATGAGGACTTGGAGCAAACATGGGAAGTCCTTGCAGAGCCAATACAGACTGTAAGATTTGCTTTGTTCTGTTCATCCTCCCTTCAGTCTGATTTGTGATTGTGCTATGCTTGCATGGAGTTTGTTAGGCTAGTATATTTATGAAGTTTGTATGGATCATGAGATACTTTACTTTGTCAAAAAAGTGACTAGATTAGGTGCTTATTGTGTGATCATGCCCCAGTATGGCATTTAGGCAAATACACCACTATGTTTATTATTTAAGCCTGCAGTGGTATTCTCAAGTGGTCAAAGCCAAAACAATTATTATTTTCACTCGAGGCAAATCatgcctaccccaacttgtttgggactaaaggctttgctgctgctgctgctgcgagGCAAATCGTAATTTTATCGTTGACCTCTGTAGGTGATGCGAAGGTATGGGATCCCCGAACCCTATGAGAAACTGAAGGAAATGACTAGAGGCCAGGCTGTAACCAAAGACAGCATACGCAAGTTCATTGAAGGTCTTGACCTGCCGGAGGATGCGCAGTCAAGTCTTTTGAAGTTAACACCACACTCTTACACTGGAGAGGCGGAGAATCTGGCTGCAAATATTTGGAATGTGGTTGACCTGAAATCTGGATTTAAGATCAAGTGAGCTTCTACCCTGGCCCTGGGTAATCTACCCACTTTTTTGACGATGACAGCGACAATAACATCGAAAGCTTCAAGGGGAACATCACATGGTAGCTTAGCGTTCAAAGATTGTTTGTCACGCTAATTTATCTGGTTCTCACTGAAAAAGCTTGTGGTGCGTGTGGCATGCGGCCCACGGAATTGTACCATCACTATTCGTTCTGCCGTGTGGACTTCCACTTACGTGGCTGCTTGGTGGATTGATAGCCGCACATGAGCAAATTGTTTCATCCCACAAGCGCCCCACAGTAAAAAGGAGAGAAACCTTTTGGGATCGGTGGAGAAGTCTCCGGGAGTCGCACCCTTTGCATTTGCTCTTCCAGTGCGCTTTTGTTCGCCCTCATATGATGCTTTTGGTTGATGCGTTTCCAATGCTGTGCCGTAATGGGATTCGTTTGCAAGATGCGACAGCTACTTAGAAGAATCTCTAATCGTAAAGAAAAGAAAATTCATGTTCATCCTTATCCTGCGGTGTGAGAAGACGTTGGTGATGCATGGCGAGGTCGATTCGTCGGGTTAACATTTTACTTACGGCAACAGTCTTCTCGGCTCTCAGCCAGGAAAATCGGAAAACGAGAATCAGTCGCTCCGGTTCCAGCCGACACGTGAGAAGAGAGATCGTCCGTGTCTCCATCTAGCTACTGCTGAGACGACACCTACAGTGACACGCTGATACAGGGACCGCTCCGGCCGTGAACCAATGCTACAGCATTTCTGGTTGCGACCATGACAAGTTGACAACCGAGCGCTCAATTGCTGGGCACTGCCCTCCAGTGACTGGGCTGGTGATTTTGGCAGCCTGTGTGTGGGAGGCTGGGAGCTGTTTGGCCCTGCCGCTGCGGGTGGGGTTAGGGCAACTCCAACGCGGTTCACCAAATGAACATCCTCAGATGTTTGCCGATAGAAATAGGGGCGGAGGCCATCTGGCCAAAGTCATCAAATGTCCATCCCTGATCCGACCTTCTCTATTTGACAAGCATATAGATTATAAACATATGCAATCACAACAAAAAGACTTTGGATGTTCAGTAATTTTTTACATCCAATCGAACCCAAAGTTGCTAGTTCGGTTGTCTGTACCAAAGAGCTCCTTCTTCGGGTCCTAGCCTGATTGTCCATGGAAAAGGCACCCACTCTTTGCCTAGTCCAGCCTCCTCCCTTTCCGTGAAGTGCTTCAATATGTGCGCACGATAGGCTTGGACGATCTTTCATGCATCGAGACCAAGTCTGACGTCTTCACGAAGCATTTTGAAGTCCTCTGAAGCAGCCTTAATCTCAAACTTCTTGTCTTGGAGGTTGAGATTCTTGTCTTGCATCTCTATGAAGATGCAAAACCTCTTTGCCTATTTCCTTCTTAGCCATGATGTCATCAAACTCCTCCATCATCTTGGCCGCCgccccttctccttctcctccccGGGTCTCTAATCACCTTATTGGTCGGAGCAAACCCTTCTTGTGTTTGAACGGTTGGATCACCACCTTCATCTTCAGTGACCATGGAGATCTTGACGGAATTTACAATCATGTCGATCCACTAGCTATGCACATTCAACTTCAACCAACAATGCATATAGATGAAGTGATTCTTCTCCATCTTGTGGTCTTGTGGTATAACGAATGCAGGTACGGGTTGGCAAAGAAACACAATGGATGGTCAACAAGGTGCAACATTTATAAAATCACTAAAATGACCAATGCATAGAGCAACAAACAACAAAACTTACGAGATCTTGGATTCCGACGCCACTTGCCATCGGTTTTCACTTGTTTGTAACAACTGCAAAACTTGTTGATGACCTTTTGAATGTTGTACCATCGATGGGTGAACAACATCAAATTGCGTTGATGGATCACTGTTGCGGGGTTGGGATCGTAGTACTTTTGCTTGTGAAACCAAGTGTGCAAGCTTTGGCAAAACGTCATGCCCCTTTGCTCCGTACCCTTGAACTGATTGATACAACTGGCCAACCATGCCTCACACACCAATTCATCCTCCTTTGGGAAGAAATTAAGTCCCACCTGCTTATTCTTTGGGTCAGCACCAGgcggccagtgctcctccggaTCCATGTTCGGTTGCAAGGTGTCTGACTTCGGTTGTTCCTTTGGCTGGGAGTCATCTAGTAGTTTTCATATTCGTAGCTGCCTCCGTCATGGATAATGTTCACCATTGCCTCATCGTCTATCATCGTCCCGCTTGGACGAGGCATCCTGGCAAACAATGAATGGGCACCGACGGACACGTGTTTCACCATCGGCATTCACAACCGGACAAGCCCCGGCGATTGCGACTCCATGAAGACGCAGTCAGTGTTGAGGTCGACGAAAAATGAGACTTGATGGCTAGAGGTGAGTGACAACACGAATTGTTGTGGCGATTGCTACAGTCTATGGTGTTGGAAGGCATAGTAGTAGGGC encodes:
- the LOC125551880 gene encoding adenylosuccinate lyase-like, whose translation is MSAPPSLKSPATAAFLASPRLAVAPRAAVLGATAQPPRRLSCSAAVGAEARDLEMSAPLDWAARSVGELEQATDLDTFCMMALSPLDGRYFRFIKDLMPFFSEFGLIRYRVLVEVRWLLKLSQIPEVKEVPPFSEEAQLFLDAIIQDFSINDAKEVKQIEKITNHDVKAVEYYLKQKCSSNPEVAKVLEFFHFGCTSEDINNLSHALALKEGVNTIMFPVMIDVCSAICSLATENAHVPLLSKTHGQPASPTTLGKEMANFAARLSDIGKSFSEVKILGKFAGAVGNYNADVVAYPEIDWPKMTEEFVRSLGLEFNPYVTQIEPHDYISKLFNLFVQFNIVLTDFDRDMWSYISAGYFKQIPKAGEVGSSTMPHKINPINFENSEGNLSVSNGLLCTLSMKLPISRLQRDLTDSTVLRNLGVGLGHSLLAYKATMQGIKKLEVNKVRLDEDLEQTWEVLAEPIQTVMRRYGIPEPYEKLKEMTRGQAVTKDSIRKFIEGLDLPEDAQSSLLKLTPHSYTGEAENLAANIWNVVDLKSGFKIK